One window of Paenibacillus sp. FSL K6-3182 genomic DNA carries:
- a CDS encoding serine hydrolase, translated as MMLVFQERRKSRKAWAPALLAAVIAFSAISFPARSVEAADAAGPKDAKEVEAFVDEFFKRPEVASSLAGSAVVVVGNDKVLLNKGYGYADVESKKPVDPDKTMFRIASISKVFTATAVMQLVEEGKIDLDQDVSPYLKGVTIPNKTGSKLTMRHLLTHTTGFDKTDVLTAPDATRKDYPLEQYIKENLPTIVRKPGAAYRYDNLAFNYQGLIVQNVTGKPFEQVIDDQIFRPLQMTNSDFRMTDKVLENLATGYNQLKEPWPQYQLMPTIAPDGGMFATGTDMSKFMLAQLNGGKLGENRILQENTVKEMQRVQVGIHSEIPNMALGFEMFFQEHFNGETVIGKGGDLEGYHSWMWLLPEQKVGGFVVTNSDASDIREQLFAAFMDHYYPKTEKERPAITLTKAQLAHFEGSYQYLRAPLIYYKVKAEDGYLSVAGPNSTRKLKPVGELLFQDEDGKLGAFKKDEAGNISYFYYLLIDAWCERITPSPNYSDVPRNHPYADDIYTLRDLGGVLNQTSTLFEPDGKTTRAQFAAQIVQLAGITKSHQPSNFADLKAHPYETEIQTLLEIHVLSGTSAQRFEPDRTITREEAAVIIYRLSRFLGFPPIPAKLSGKTSGWAEEAVQFIVGARLYGPEIKSTDEGTDFRSKDPLLKKEAAAILNRFAKLFASSAGI; from the coding sequence ATGATGTTGGTGTTTCAAGAAAGAAGGAAAAGCAGGAAAGCTTGGGCTCCCGCCCTGCTCGCAGCAGTGATCGCCTTTTCGGCCATCTCATTTCCTGCAAGGAGCGTTGAGGCAGCAGATGCAGCTGGCCCCAAGGATGCTAAGGAAGTTGAGGCGTTTGTCGATGAGTTCTTTAAACGTCCAGAGGTTGCGAGCTCGCTAGCTGGAAGTGCAGTGGTAGTGGTGGGCAATGATAAAGTGCTGCTGAACAAAGGTTATGGTTATGCCGATGTGGAGAGCAAGAAACCTGTTGATCCTGATAAAACCATGTTCAGAATAGCTTCCATATCCAAAGTGTTTACAGCAACAGCCGTCATGCAGCTCGTAGAAGAAGGCAAAATAGATTTGGATCAGGATGTAAGCCCCTATTTGAAAGGTGTGACGATTCCCAATAAGACCGGCAGCAAACTAACGATGCGACATTTATTGACTCATACAACAGGTTTCGACAAAACAGATGTGTTGACTGCTCCAGATGCGACCCGCAAAGACTATCCTCTCGAACAATATATTAAAGAGAATTTACCTACCATCGTGCGTAAGCCGGGAGCGGCTTATCGCTATGATAATTTAGCTTTCAATTATCAAGGATTAATCGTGCAAAATGTGACTGGCAAGCCATTCGAACAAGTCATTGATGATCAAATATTCCGTCCGCTGCAAATGACAAACAGTGATTTCCGGATGACGGATAAAGTACTGGAAAACCTTGCTACAGGCTATAACCAATTAAAGGAGCCTTGGCCGCAATACCAGCTCATGCCTACAATAGCGCCAGACGGGGGCATGTTCGCAACAGGCACGGATATGAGCAAATTTATGCTCGCTCAATTAAATGGCGGCAAGCTTGGTGAAAATCGTATTTTACAGGAAAATACAGTTAAGGAGATGCAGCGGGTACAGGTTGGCATTCATTCAGAAATTCCGAACATGGCTTTAGGTTTTGAGATGTTTTTCCAAGAACATTTCAATGGTGAGACTGTCATTGGAAAGGGCGGAGATTTGGAGGGCTATCATTCGTGGATGTGGCTGCTGCCTGAACAAAAGGTAGGCGGATTTGTTGTAACGAACAGCGATGCCAGCGATATACGTGAGCAGCTGTTCGCCGCGTTTATGGATCATTATTACCCTAAAACAGAGAAAGAGCGGCCAGCTATTACACTTACCAAGGCACAATTAGCACACTTTGAAGGCAGCTACCAGTATTTGCGCGCCCCGCTCATTTATTACAAAGTAAAGGCTGAAGATGGTTATTTATCCGTTGCCGGACCCAATAGCACCAGGAAACTAAAACCCGTTGGCGAGCTGCTGTTCCAAGATGAAGATGGAAAACTTGGCGCATTTAAAAAAGATGAAGCTGGCAATATCTCATACTTTTATTATTTACTTATTGATGCTTGGTGCGAACGCATAACCCCATCACCCAACTATTCAGACGTACCGCGCAATCATCCATATGCCGATGACATTTATACTTTACGTGATTTGGGCGGGGTTTTGAATCAAACGTCTACTCTTTTCGAACCAGATGGAAAAACGACTCGTGCACAATTCGCAGCTCAGATTGTACAACTAGCTGGTATTACCAAATCACACCAGCCCTCTAATTTCGCGGATCTAAAGGCTCATCCATATGAAACAGAAATTCAAACCTTGCTAGAGATTCACGTATTAAGCGGTACTTCAGCCCAGAGGTTTGAACCAGACCGAACGATTACAAGGGAAGAAGCTGCTGTCATTATCTATCGATTATCACGTTTTCTTGGTTTCCCTCCCATTCCAGCGAAGCTGAGCGGCAAGACTTCAGGTTGGGCTGAAGAAGCGGTTCAATTCATTGTTGGAGCTCGTTTATATGGACCAGAAATAAAATCGACAGATGAAGGTACAGATTTTCGTTCGAAAGATCCGCTGCTCAAAAAGGAAGCTGCTGCGATTTTAAACCGTTTCGCTAAATTGTTTGCGTCAAGTGCAGGCATCTAA
- a CDS encoding HNH endonuclease, whose protein sequence is MMDDTEPLATKPCVICKETKPLSEFLRRTGKRAGAGARRGACRACRQEKAALASLPDVQLNDYKAIRRKAHPRKPFPVPPLTSITLPNDPAVLKPTRQGTIWMRGKTDKGRRWYQEIEPELAITLVKEHAAVIVNRHTIRRLFSNKEFRRYILERDHHVCYFCGEQGDTIDHMLPRAKGGHTTPDNCVCACNACNQSKADQDLQTFMNGDELIP, encoded by the coding sequence ATGATGGATGATACAGAACCTCTTGCTACCAAACCATGCGTTATTTGCAAGGAAACGAAACCGCTCTCTGAGTTTCTGCGGCGAACGGGCAAACGAGCCGGCGCTGGTGCAAGGCGCGGTGCATGCCGAGCTTGCAGGCAAGAGAAAGCGGCTTTAGCTTCATTGCCTGATGTTCAACTTAATGATTATAAAGCAATACGAAGAAAAGCTCATCCCCGCAAACCATTCCCGGTTCCACCGTTGACATCCATAACGCTGCCGAATGATCCGGCAGTACTAAAGCCTACGCGTCAAGGTACGATTTGGATGAGAGGCAAGACGGATAAAGGACGGCGCTGGTATCAAGAAATTGAGCCAGAACTTGCGATAACGCTGGTGAAGGAGCATGCTGCGGTTATCGTCAATCGCCATACGATACGCCGATTGTTCAGCAATAAGGAATTCCGGCGCTACATCTTGGAGCGTGACCATCACGTTTGTTATTTTTGCGGGGAGCAGGGGGATACGATCGATCACATGCTGCCGCGCGCTAAGGGCGGGCATACAACGCCGGATAATTGCGTCTGTGCTTGCAATGCTTGCAACCAATCGAAGGCGGATCAAGACCTGCAAACGTTTATGAACGGTGATGAGCTTATTCCTTAG
- a CDS encoding ECF transporter S component: MALSSAITDDHYLMLSIVLLFVTMIPFFARFERRKIEAREIVILAVLAAIAAISRVPFAPLPSVQPTSFVIIIAAIVFGAESGFIIGAIAAVVSNIFLGQGPWTPWQMFCWGMIGASAGWLRHTWLIKTKTGLLIFGFGWGFLFGWIMNIWFIIGLPDALSWNLIFVAYIQSFYFDLAHALSNVFFLAVFGSSWIAILQRFKRKYGLLES, encoded by the coding sequence ATGGCTTTATCCTCTGCCATTACCGATGATCATTATTTAATGCTAAGTATCGTGCTGCTATTTGTCACGATGATTCCTTTTTTTGCAAGGTTTGAGAGACGGAAGATCGAAGCGCGCGAGATTGTTATCCTTGCTGTGCTGGCGGCCATTGCGGCCATTAGCCGCGTTCCGTTTGCACCGCTGCCGAGCGTTCAGCCCACATCCTTCGTCATCATTATTGCTGCGATTGTGTTTGGAGCTGAATCGGGTTTTATTATCGGCGCAATAGCTGCAGTCGTATCGAATATCTTTCTAGGTCAAGGCCCGTGGACGCCGTGGCAAATGTTTTGCTGGGGGATGATCGGGGCTAGTGCTGGGTGGCTGCGGCATACTTGGCTCATCAAAACAAAGACCGGCTTGCTCATATTTGGTTTCGGATGGGGCTTCTTGTTTGGCTGGATCATGAATATTTGGTTTATCATCGGATTGCCAGACGCGCTGAGCTGGAATTTGATTTTTGTTGCCTACATTCAAAGCTTTTATTTTGATCTTGCGCATGCGCTGTCCAATGTTTTTTTTCTTGCCGTGTTTGGGAGCAGCTGGATTGCCATATTGCAGCGCTTCAAGAGGAAATACGGTTTATTGGAATCATAG
- a CDS encoding ATP-binding cassette domain-containing protein produces the protein MEVIQVDQLTFHYPESTVAALDNITLNIKPGDFVVLCGASGCGKTTLLRHLKKETQPTGKRSGTIKYKRVLLEELPAVEAAEQIGMVFQNPENQIVMDQVWHELAFSMENVGYGQAVMRKRLAEMSHFFGLDELINKSVHEISGGQKQLINLASVLLLQPKLLLLDEPTSQLDPVAARDFLQFIYRLNQEMSMTVIISEHRLEDVIPLADRIILLEEGRVKYDAPPRELCRLVGADAAQKEMPYLPSVTKLFLSTQKAGNLPEANQIPLTVREGKKWLSNDFGVHTIAANQSVINESRELEKKEWLLACDEITFKYEKASAEVLKKLSLNVYKHEFLAVLGGNGAGKTTMLQMMAGLLKPQRGKLKRDKSIKVGYLAQNPLLYFSYDTVEEELQRMADYAKLDDRDRKIAQVVDSLQISSILPKHPYDLSGGEQQRAALALVLLGEPDVLCLDEPTKGLDPIAKQRTAELLQQLCHAGKTIVMVTHDIEFAAEHATRCAMLFDGAISAEAEPAQFFGTNYFYTTAINRTVREWLPEALTTEDVIATWAK, from the coding sequence ATGGAAGTAATTCAGGTTGATCAATTGACGTTCCATTATCCGGAATCAACGGTTGCAGCACTCGATAACATCACTTTAAATATCAAGCCAGGCGATTTTGTCGTTCTTTGTGGGGCATCCGGCTGCGGCAAAACGACGCTGCTTCGGCATTTGAAAAAAGAAACGCAGCCTACGGGAAAACGCTCAGGCACCATTAAGTATAAACGTGTATTGCTAGAGGAGCTGCCTGCGGTCGAGGCGGCTGAACAGATCGGCATGGTGTTTCAAAATCCTGAAAATCAAATTGTGATGGATCAGGTATGGCATGAGCTGGCTTTTTCCATGGAAAATGTCGGTTATGGGCAAGCGGTTATGCGTAAACGACTAGCCGAAATGAGCCATTTCTTTGGGCTGGATGAGCTGATTAACAAATCCGTTCATGAAATATCGGGGGGACAGAAGCAGCTGATCAATCTTGCTTCAGTATTGCTGCTGCAGCCAAAGCTGCTTCTATTAGATGAGCCCACCTCGCAGCTTGATCCGGTAGCGGCACGAGATTTTCTGCAGTTTATTTATCGGCTGAATCAGGAAATGTCAATGACGGTTATTATAAGCGAGCATCGGCTGGAGGATGTTATTCCACTTGCAGATCGAATCATTCTGCTGGAGGAAGGCAGAGTGAAATACGACGCGCCGCCGAGAGAGCTATGCCGGCTCGTTGGTGCTGATGCAGCACAAAAAGAAATGCCATACCTGCCTTCCGTTACGAAGCTGTTTCTATCTACCCAGAAGGCTGGCAACCTACCAGAAGCAAATCAAATTCCGCTTACCGTGCGTGAAGGGAAGAAGTGGCTCTCCAATGATTTCGGTGTACATACAATAGCCGCAAATCAATCAGTAATCAACGAAAGCAGAGAGCTCGAAAAAAAGGAATGGCTGCTTGCTTGTGATGAAATAACGTTTAAATACGAAAAAGCGAGTGCAGAGGTTTTGAAGAAGCTGTCGCTTAACGTGTACAAGCATGAGTTTTTGGCGGTGCTCGGCGGCAACGGGGCTGGAAAAACAACGATGCTGCAAATGATGGCCGGATTATTAAAGCCGCAGCGAGGCAAGCTGAAGCGGGATAAATCGATTAAAGTCGGTTATTTGGCGCAAAATCCACTGCTATATTTTAGCTACGATACAGTTGAAGAGGAGCTTCAGCGGATGGCGGATTACGCCAAACTTGATGATCGGGATCGGAAAATAGCTCAGGTTGTCGATTCCCTACAGATTTCCTCTATTTTGCCGAAGCATCCTTATGATTTGAGCGGAGGAGAGCAGCAGAGAGCGGCGTTAGCGTTAGTGCTGCTTGGCGAGCCGGATGTTCTATGCTTGGATGAGCCGACAAAGGGGCTAGATCCCATAGCCAAGCAGCGAACAGCGGAGCTGCTGCAGCAGTTATGCCATGCAGGCAAAACCATAGTCATGGTCACACATGATATTGAATTTGCTGCCGAGCATGCAACTCGCTGCGCGATGCTGTTTGATGGAGCAATATCTGCTGAGGCGGAGCCGGCGCAATTTTTTGGTACTAATTATTTTTACACAACAGCCATCAATCGAACGGTGCGGGAATGGCTGCCAGAAGCGCTGACGACAGAGGATGTGATTGCAACGTGGGCAAAATAA
- a CDS encoding energy-coupling factor transporter transmembrane component T — MNSAFGSVHPVTSFSYYAGVITFGMLLFHPVFLLTSLAAITVIIVIHGEGKRLLKLLPYYVLMGGLVAVLNPLFSHRGRHILFYFMDQPITLEAILYGVTMMLSLLCILLAFVSFQQIVTTEKWMYLFSRVAPRTALLTSMSIRFVPLFLRRLDQITTVQRIKGVSILEGNLKKRSKDGMLLVRVLLTWSLEEALQTADSMKARGYGVAKRSSYVIYRMDRRDWYVLLFLGAMALVCIWGWMQGFGVLTIYPRLENMQFHRGEGIAYACYCAFLLTPVVLEEMERRSWK; from the coding sequence ATGAATAGTGCGTTCGGTTCGGTACATCCGGTTACGAGCTTCAGTTATTATGCAGGAGTCATTACATTCGGCATGCTCTTATTTCATCCTGTTTTCTTATTGACGTCACTTGCTGCGATTACGGTAATTATTGTCATTCATGGCGAAGGGAAGCGGCTGCTTAAGCTGCTTCCTTATTATGTTCTAATGGGCGGTTTGGTTGCTGTTCTTAACCCGCTGTTTTCTCATCGCGGGCGGCATATTTTATTTTATTTTATGGATCAGCCGATCACGTTGGAAGCTATTTTATATGGTGTGACGATGATGCTCTCTTTATTGTGCATTTTATTAGCCTTTGTATCGTTTCAGCAGATTGTTACGACGGAGAAATGGATGTATTTATTTTCACGAGTCGCTCCGCGAACTGCACTGCTAACCTCGATGTCGATTCGGTTCGTACCGCTTTTCTTGCGGAGACTGGATCAAATTACTACGGTTCAACGAATAAAAGGGGTTTCGATTCTTGAAGGCAACTTGAAAAAACGGAGCAAGGACGGCATGCTGCTTGTTCGTGTGTTGTTGACCTGGTCTTTGGAGGAGGCGCTTCAGACCGCTGATTCTATGAAAGCTAGAGGGTATGGCGTAGCTAAACGAAGCTCTTATGTCATCTATCGTATGGATCGTAGAGATTGGTATGTTCTATTGTTTCTTGGAGCAATGGCACTAGTATGCATTTGGGGCTGGATGCAAGGTTTTGGTGTGCTTACTATTTACCCGCGTCTGGAAAACATGCAGTTTCATAGGGGGGAAGGCATTGCATACGCTTGCTATTGCGCCTTTCTGTTAACACCAGTCGTACTTGAAGAAATGGAGAGAAGGTCATGGAAGTAA
- a CDS encoding DUF4430 domain-containing protein: MAKICKKWLPSLIILWLFIGLLAGCASPAQSVNSNTNQVQTSNEGQVGKEAEKAADEQPTSTSASETAEATQLPSEAKDQDNGKATDNAGGKQATPSPKPKQTNEPKLDDPKTKPTASAKPTKTDSAATAKPVTPVATPNPVQTVTISIVADKDTGTVLAPTAVEFKKDDTVLDVLKKITRKNKIQMEYRGVKGGAYIEGIDNIYEFDLGAKSGWMYRVNGEFPNKGAGVYKVNEDDVIEWLYTTDLGEDIGAKFDE, translated from the coding sequence ATGGCAAAGATCTGCAAGAAATGGTTACCAAGCTTAATCATCCTATGGCTGTTTATTGGTTTATTAGCTGGCTGTGCCAGTCCGGCACAAAGCGTTAATTCCAATACCAATCAAGTGCAAACCAGCAACGAAGGGCAAGTGGGAAAAGAAGCGGAGAAAGCCGCTGATGAGCAGCCAACGAGTACTTCAGCATCAGAAACGGCGGAGGCAACGCAGTTGCCTAGCGAAGCTAAAGATCAAGATAACGGGAAGGCAACCGACAACGCTGGCGGTAAGCAAGCAACGCCTTCCCCGAAGCCGAAGCAGACAAATGAGCCAAAACTGGATGATCCAAAAACGAAGCCTACTGCTTCTGCGAAACCAACCAAAACAGACAGTGCGGCTACTGCGAAGCCCGTCACGCCTGTTGCAACGCCGAATCCTGTGCAGACGGTTACGATTTCAATTGTCGCGGACAAAGATACGGGAACGGTGCTTGCACCAACAGCCGTAGAGTTCAAGAAGGACGATACCGTTCTAGATGTATTGAAGAAAATTACGAGAAAAAACAAAATACAAATGGAATACAGAGGTGTTAAAGGCGGTGCTTATATCGAAGGCATCGATAATATTTACGAATTCGATCTGGGTGCGAAGAGCGGCTGGATGTACCGAGTAAACGGTGAGTTCCCTAACAAGGGCGCCGGGGTTTACAAGGTTAATGAAGATGATGTTATTGAATGGTTGTACACGACTGATCTTGGCGAGGATATAGGAGCAAAATTCGATGAATAG
- a CDS encoding ABC transporter ATP-binding protein, protein MNFFELTNVSFSYDNGKKSVLENFTMQMQKGEVVGVLGQSGCGKSTLLRIIAGLEIPASGRIAAGGRVLVDDQQFIQPEQRGIGMVFQDYALFPHLTVGQNILFGLHRLSRKDRFKRLDEMLELIQLNEFVKRYPHELSGGQQQRVAFARALAPSPLMLLMDEPFSSLDSHLKQSIREELKRLLHKAQITCMFVTHDQEDAAAICDRIIQIPYRQTPAIPI, encoded by the coding sequence ATGAACTTTTTTGAGCTGACTAACGTTTCTTTTAGCTATGATAATGGGAAGAAGAGTGTGTTAGAAAACTTTACGATGCAAATGCAGAAGGGTGAAGTTGTTGGAGTGCTTGGTCAAAGCGGTTGCGGGAAAAGCACGCTGCTGCGGATTATTGCCGGGCTTGAGATTCCTGCCTCGGGACGTATTGCCGCTGGCGGCAGGGTTTTAGTAGATGATCAGCAGTTTATTCAGCCTGAGCAGCGCGGCATAGGCATGGTGTTTCAGGATTATGCATTGTTTCCTCATCTGACTGTCGGTCAAAATATATTATTTGGTTTACATCGATTATCAAGAAAAGATAGATTCAAACGGCTGGATGAAATGCTGGAGCTGATACAGTTAAATGAGTTCGTCAAGCGTTATCCGCATGAGCTTAGCGGAGGTCAGCAGCAGCGTGTTGCTTTTGCTCGTGCGCTTGCCCCGTCTCCCTTGATGCTGTTGATGGATGAGCCATTTAGCAGTTTGGATTCACACTTAAAGCAAAGCATTCGGGAGGAGCTGAAGCGATTGCTTCACAAAGCCCAAATTACTTGTATGTTCGTTACCCATGATCAAGAGGATGCAGCTGCTATTTGCGATCGAATCATTCAAATCCCGTATAGACAAACCCCAGCAATCCCGATATGA
- a CDS encoding iron ABC transporter permease: MSVIGAIMALIPSLYIFFGLFDKPNENWQQIKEYMLFESVVQSLYLVVGTVFFSVIIGVSLAWLVAAYDFPMRKFFHFAFLLPLAIPPYIAAYTYGSMLSYTGSVQVFMRNTLGVTPNQAYFDILSMKGAIFIFSMFLFPYIYLMTKTFMEKQSAAFIENARLLGKGQLHIFFRIVLPLSQAAIIGGASLVAFEVLNDFGVTKHFGIASFTATIFKTWFGMYDVDSALRLSALLMSAIIGLFIMERLLRRRRRYHSATSKLNPLKRRKLSYLGTAAAIFVSTVIFALSFAIPVVQLLVWAKWTYQDVLNSKFAQLVSNTLLVSIVAITVLMLLAVIVANVSRSLNRSLLSLAATKLILMGYSIPGAVLSIGVLALFISLDHQLSGVYSWLGFGSSKLVLSMSLVMLIFAYVIRFLGVGFNAVEAGFDKIGNRYSEASRTLGIGMTATFFKVDLPLIKGSILAGFLLTFMEIMKELPLTLLLRPFNFETLATKAYQYASDEQIHQASVPSLFIITVGTATVFVYHWLGEKKSR, from the coding sequence TTGAGCGTAATAGGGGCCATCATGGCCCTTATTCCGTCTCTTTATATTTTTTTCGGTTTGTTTGACAAACCGAATGAAAACTGGCAGCAAATCAAAGAGTATATGCTGTTTGAATCTGTCGTTCAATCTTTATATCTTGTAGTAGGAACGGTGTTTTTCTCCGTTATCATCGGCGTGTCGCTTGCATGGCTTGTTGCAGCCTATGATTTCCCGATGCGGAAGTTTTTTCACTTTGCATTTTTGCTGCCACTGGCTATTCCACCATATATTGCAGCTTATACTTACGGTTCTATGCTGAGCTATACGGGCAGCGTACAAGTTTTTATGCGAAATACGCTCGGCGTAACCCCTAACCAAGCTTATTTTGATATATTGTCCATGAAAGGCGCTATTTTCATATTTTCAATGTTTTTATTTCCTTACATTTATTTGATGACCAAAACCTTTATGGAGAAGCAAAGCGCAGCTTTCATAGAAAACGCAAGATTGCTCGGCAAAGGGCAGCTTCATATCTTTTTTCGAATCGTATTGCCTTTGTCGCAGGCTGCAATTATCGGCGGAGCCAGCCTCGTCGCATTTGAGGTACTGAATGATTTTGGAGTAACCAAACATTTTGGCATTGCTTCGTTTACTGCAACGATTTTCAAAACATGGTTTGGTATGTACGACGTTGATTCTGCCCTGAGATTATCTGCACTCCTAATGAGCGCTATTATTGGATTGTTTATAATGGAGAGACTGCTTCGCAGGCGAAGAAGGTATCATTCCGCGACAAGCAAGCTTAATCCGCTTAAACGAAGGAAGTTATCCTATTTAGGGACAGCTGCTGCTATTTTTGTGAGCACGGTTATATTTGCCCTCTCGTTCGCTATTCCAGTAGTTCAGCTCCTCGTTTGGGCGAAATGGACATATCAAGATGTATTGAACAGCAAATTTGCGCAGCTCGTCTCAAACACGCTTTTGGTTTCCATTGTTGCGATTACCGTGTTGATGCTGCTTGCTGTTATTGTCGCCAATGTAAGCCGGAGCCTGAATCGATCGCTTTTGTCGCTTGCAGCAACGAAGCTAATTTTAATGGGCTACTCAATCCCGGGTGCTGTTTTGTCCATTGGCGTGCTTGCTTTGTTTATTTCCCTAGACCATCAATTAAGCGGCGTCTATTCATGGTTAGGCTTTGGATCGAGCAAGCTCGTGCTCAGCATGTCGCTCGTGATGCTTATTTTCGCCTATGTAATCCGCTTCCTTGGTGTAGGATTTAATGCGGTGGAAGCGGGATTTGATAAAATAGGCAATCGTTATTCTGAAGCTTCCAGAACGCTCGGCATCGGTATGACTGCGACTTTCTTCAAAGTGGATTTACCTTTAATAAAAGGCTCCATATTAGCAGGCTTCCTGCTTACCTTTATGGAAATTATGAAGGAGCTGCCGCTGACGCTGCTGCTGCGCCCGTTTAATTTTGAGACGCTAGCGACAAAAGCCTATCAATATGCAAGCGATGAGCAAATTCATCAAGCCTCGGTACCGTCTTTATTCATAATCACGGTGGGAACGGCAACTGTTTTTGTTTATCATTGGTTAGGAGAGAAGAAATCCAGATGA
- a CDS encoding Fe(3+) ABC transporter substrate-binding protein: MKKNYIVSVVLLTMLTVLVLAGCGANNAGNDKTNASSPSPEASPATTEAAGGSNDTSKNNNKEQVVNVFTARHYDVDSQLFDAFTKETGIKVNEIKGTAEELVERLKREGESSEADLFITVDGGVLNYAKQNEVLQPIQSTTVDSNVPAELRDNENNWVGIATRARVIVYAKDRVKPEQLSTYEDLANAAWKGKVLARSSASLYNQSLLASFIELNGEQKAEEWAKGIVANFARDPEGGDRDQAKAVVAGLGDVAIMNTYYVGQMLNSKDTEEVKVAEKIGVFFPNQETTGTHLNISGVGLTKHAKNKDNAVKLIEFMTGKDGQTLLTQGSFEFPVNAAAEKPELLKGWGDFKTQKLDFSKLGDHNKKAVELLAKAGWK, from the coding sequence ATGAAAAAGAATTATATCGTAAGTGTCGTATTGTTAACGATGCTGACAGTGCTCGTATTAGCAGGTTGTGGAGCGAATAATGCAGGAAACGATAAGACGAATGCTTCTTCGCCATCGCCAGAGGCGAGCCCAGCAACGACTGAAGCAGCCGGTGGAAGTAATGATACGAGTAAGAATAACAACAAAGAGCAAGTCGTAAACGTGTTTACAGCAAGACACTATGATGTTGACAGCCAGTTGTTTGATGCCTTTACGAAAGAAACAGGCATTAAAGTCAATGAAATTAAAGGTACAGCAGAAGAGCTCGTTGAACGTTTGAAGCGAGAAGGAGAAAGCTCAGAAGCAGATCTGTTCATTACAGTAGATGGCGGCGTTCTAAATTATGCGAAGCAAAATGAAGTGCTTCAACCGATTCAATCCACAACGGTTGATAGTAATGTACCCGCAGAGCTGCGGGATAACGAAAACAATTGGGTTGGCATTGCAACCCGTGCACGCGTTATCGTTTATGCCAAAGATCGTGTGAAGCCGGAGCAGCTGTCCACCTATGAAGATCTTGCAAATGCCGCATGGAAAGGGAAAGTATTGGCGCGCTCGTCTGCCAGCCTTTATAATCAGTCGCTGCTTGCTTCATTCATCGAACTAAATGGAGAGCAAAAGGCTGAAGAATGGGCGAAGGGGATTGTAGCAAACTTTGCTCGTGATCCAGAAGGCGGAGATCGCGACCAAGCGAAAGCGGTCGTTGCTGGTCTAGGTGATGTTGCGATTATGAACACTTATTACGTTGGGCAAATGTTGAATTCGAAGGATACGGAAGAGGTTAAGGTTGCAGAGAAAATTGGCGTATTCTTCCCGAACCAAGAAACGACAGGCACACATCTTAACATCAGCGGTGTAGGCCTTACTAAGCATGCTAAGAATAAAGATAACGCTGTTAAACTGATCGAATTCATGACAGGCAAGGATGGGCAAACGCTGTTAACGCAAGGAAGCTTCGAATTTCCTGTAAATGCTGCTGCAGAAAAGCCTGAGTTGTTAAAGGGCTGGGGTGACTTTAAAACACAGAAGCTGGATTTCTCCAAGCTGGGCGATCATAACAAAAAAGCAGTCGAGCTTCTGGCTAAGGCAGGTTGGAAATAA